A region from the Janthinobacterium agaricidamnosum genome encodes:
- the lgt gene encoding prolipoprotein diacylglyceryl transferase: MLIHPMPDPIAIQIGPLAVHWYGLMYVLAFALFIILGRVRIKQPHIAVLGWKKEDLDDMLFYGMLGVVIGGRLGEVLFYRPEYFLHNPLEIFMVWHGGMSFHGGFLGVILAMYLWSRKAGRNLFDVLDFIAPLVPLGYAAGRLGNFINAELPGRIAPDTLPWAMQWPGIPYPVHPSPIYQMLVDGILVFIILWLYARKQRPRMAVGAMFTLLYGCARFFTEYFRTPDWEVVWLGVPITSGQMLSLPMIVGAIALLVWAYKSQVMGTPPTKARAA, translated from the coding sequence ATGCTGATACACCCGATGCCCGACCCGATAGCCATCCAGATCGGTCCGCTTGCCGTGCACTGGTACGGCCTGATGTATGTGCTGGCCTTTGCCCTGTTCATTATCCTGGGCCGCGTGCGCATCAAGCAGCCGCATATCGCCGTGCTGGGCTGGAAGAAGGAAGACCTCGACGACATGCTGTTCTACGGCATGCTGGGCGTGGTAATCGGCGGGCGCCTGGGCGAAGTACTGTTCTACCGTCCCGAATACTTCCTGCACAATCCGCTCGAGATCTTCATGGTCTGGCATGGCGGCATGTCCTTCCATGGCGGCTTCCTCGGCGTCATCCTGGCCATGTACCTGTGGAGCCGCAAGGCGGGCCGCAACCTGTTCGACGTGCTTGACTTCATCGCGCCGCTGGTGCCGCTCGGCTACGCGGCCGGTCGCCTGGGCAACTTCATCAATGCCGAACTGCCGGGCCGCATCGCCCCGGACACCCTGCCGTGGGCCATGCAATGGCCGGGCATTCCGTATCCCGTGCACCCGTCGCCGATCTACCAGATGCTGGTCGACGGCATTTTGGTGTTCATCATCCTGTGGCTGTATGCGCGCAAGCAGCGCCCGCGCATGGCCGTGGGCGCCATGTTCACCCTGCTGTACGGCTGCGCGCGCTTCTTCACGGAATACTTCCGCACGCCGGACTGGGAAGTCGTGTGGCTGGGCGTGCCGATCACGTCGGGCCAGATGCTGTCCTTGCCCATGATCGTCGGCGCCATCGCGCTGCTGGTGTGGGCATATAAAAGCCAGGTGATGGGCACGCCGCCCACCAAGGCCCGCGCTGCCTGA
- a CDS encoding EVE domain-containing protein gives MKQYWLMKSEPDEVSIDDLMAAPGHTMPWFGVRNYQARNFMRDGMQVGDGVLFYHSSCPQPGVAGVAEVASGAYPDHSQFEEGGKYFDAKATQEQPRWISVDVRGLKKTALLPLSEMRQMPELEDMLLLKKGSRLSITPVTPAQWKVITSRLQA, from the coding sequence ATGAAACAGTACTGGCTGATGAAATCCGAACCCGATGAAGTGAGCATCGACGACCTGATGGCCGCGCCCGGGCACACCATGCCCTGGTTCGGCGTGCGCAACTACCAGGCGCGCAACTTCATGCGCGACGGCATGCAGGTCGGCGATGGCGTGCTGTTTTATCACTCGAGCTGCCCGCAGCCGGGCGTGGCGGGCGTGGCCGAAGTGGCCAGCGGCGCATATCCCGATCACAGCCAGTTTGAAGAGGGCGGCAAGTATTTCGATGCCAAGGCCACGCAGGAACAGCCGCGCTGGATCAGCGTCGACGTACGAGGCCTGAAGAAGACGGCGCTGTTGCCCCTGTCCGAGATGCGCCAGATGCCGGAGCTGGAAGACATGCTGCTGCTCAAGAAGGGCAGCCGGCTGTCCATCACGCCGGTAACGCCGGCGCAATGGAAAGTGATTACAAGCAGGTTACAGGCTTAA